The nucleotide window GGACCGGGCGATGCCGATGTGGTCCTGAGTCCGGGGATGCCGTTGGATTTGGCGCTCTACCATCCGCCATGCTTCTTCCGCCGCGCTGGCATCAGCGCACTCGATAGTGCGAATATTTCGTGGAGACTCGCCTATTCGACGGCCAGTCTCCAGAGTCTCTGGTCTGGGGTCGCGGCGGGTTTGGGCATTACATTGCGAACGGCGGCAGGACTACCGGCCACGCTAAGACGACTCGGGGAGAAAGATGGCCTCCCTCCCCTGCCTTCGGTCGAACTCTGCCTGCACACCGCGCCTGCGGATATGCCACCTGCGCTGGCGCAACTGAAGCGGGCGATCGTCGAGAATGCGGCGGAAAATCTTATTGCACGGTCTTGAACAAGGCTCGCCGCTTCACTCAACTGTTACCGACTTCGCCAGATTCCTCGGCTTATCGACATCTGTCCCGCGCGCCAATGCGGCGTGAAACGCGAGCAACTGCATGGGGATGGTGTGGAGAATCGGCGACAGCATGCCGTAGTGCTCGGTCAGTCGAATCACATCCAGATCCGGCCCCGGCGTAATACCGCAGTCGAGATCCGAGAACACATACAGTTTGCCGTTGCGTGCGCTCACCTCGTGCATGTTCGACTTCAACTTCTCCAGCAACCGATCGTTCGGCGCCACCGCCACCACCGGCATCTGATCGCTCACCAACGCCAACGGGCCGTGCTTCAACTCCCCTGCGGCGTAGGCTTCCGCATGGATGTACGAAATCTCCTTCATCTTCAACGCGCCCTCCATCGCCACCGGGTAATGCATGCCGCGTCCGAGGAAGAGAATGTCCTGCCGACGTGTGAGTTGCTCTGCCCAAGCGATGATCTGCGGCTCCAGTGCCAACACCTTGCTCATGGCATCCGGCAAATGCCGAAGCGCTTTCAAATGATGTTGCTCGTCCTCCTCCGACAAGCGTTTCCGCGCTTGCGCCAGCGTCAGCGCAAGCAAGAACAGCGCAACCAACTGGGTCGTGAAAGCCTTCGTAGACGCCACCCCGATCTCCACCCCGGCTCGCGTGAAGAACGTCAATTCACACTCACGCGCCAACGCGCTCGTTGCCACATTGCAGATCGCCAACGTGTGCGTCATGCCTAAACGTTGCGCGACATGCACCGCCCCCAGCACGTCCGCCGTCTCCCCGCTCTGTGACACCGCGACCACCAGCGTGTTCGGATTCGGCACGCTTTCGCGATAGCGATACTCGCTGGCAATCTCCACGCTCACAGGCACCTGCGCGAGACTCTCGATCCAATACTTCGCCGTCAACGCCGCATGGAAGCTGCCGCCACATGCGAGCAACAACACCGACTCAACTTTGTTGAACACCCGCCACGCGTTATCGCCAAACAGTTCCGGCATGATCGCCGTAACGTCCTGCAACGTGTCGGCCACCGCACGCGGTTGCTCGAAAATCTCTTTCTGCATGTAGTAGCGATACGGCCCCAGATCCGCCGCGCCACTATGCGCCGCCACCGTATTGACCGCACGCGCCACGCGCTGCCCCGCCGCGTCGACGATCCAGTAGCGATGCAATTGCACGTCCACGACATCGCCGTCTTCGAGATACACGATCTGATCGGTCACGTTTGCGAGTGCAATCGCGTCGGACGCGAGGAAATTCTCCCCTTCGCCCACGCCAACGATCAACGGCATGCCATCGCGTGCGCCCACGATGCGATGCGGTTCGTCCCGGCAGATGACGGCGATGGCGTAGCTGCCGCGCAAGCGGGACACTGCCTCCTTGACCGCATCGAACAGATCGCCGTTGTACAGATGGTCGATCAGGTGTGCGATGACCTCGCTGTCCGTCTGACTCGTGAACACGTAACCCTGCTGCTCAAGCATGGCGTGCAGTTCTTCGTGGTTCTCGATGATGCCGTTGTGCGACAGCGCAATGCGCGCAGCGTCTTCGCGCGGGGAAAAGTGCGGATGCGCGTTCTCAGTCACCGGCTTGCCATGCGTCGCCCAACGGGTGTGAGCGATGCCCGTGTACCCCGACAGTGCGTCGCGCGCCACGGCTTCCTGCAAGTTGGCGACACGCTCGACACTGCGCGCTCGCACCAGTTGCGCGTCGCTGTAGAGCGCGACGCCGCACGAGTCATAACCGCGATACTCCAGCCGCTTCAGGCCGTCGATCAGGTTCGGCACGATATCCCGCTGCGCAACGGCACCGATAATTCCACACATGACGCGTCTCCGTGAATGCTGTTCAAAAGAACCAGTGAAGCGATGGTAGAGTCGATGAAACGAAATTAACGATCAAAAATACACCACTAATGAAATAAAATAACGCCACATAAATCACATGAAATATTATTTCATTTAAATTTTGCGGAGGCATCATGGCAGGCGTATTTCTGGATGATCTGGACCTGCGGATTCTGCGAGCGCTACAAGAGGACTCCTCGATCACCAATCTCGAGCTAGCGTCACGCGTGCATGCGTCGGCGCCCACATGTCTGCGCCGCGTTCGCGCACTCAAGGAAAGCGGCGTCATTCAGCGCGAGATTGCCGTGCTCGATCGGGCGAAGCTTGGCCCGACGCTCATCGCTATCGTAGAAGTCAGCCTCGACCGGCAAACGGCGGAAGACTTCGATGCGTTCGAAGCATTCATCTGCGCCGAGCCCGCTGTCACTCAGTGTTACCGCGTCTCGCCGGGGCCCGACTTCGTCGTGGTGGCTGAAGTCGCCGACATGCCCGAATACGACGAATTGGCGCGACGGCTCTTCAAAAGCTCGTCCAACATTCGCAACGTGCGCACCTTCTTCTCCACGCGCCGGGCCAAGTTCGAGGCGAACGCGCCCATTCGGCTGGCAGCCGAGCGCCAATGAACCTGTCTCGCCGGGTAGAAATGTTCATTTGAACATTTCACACCGTCATTTGAATGTCATGCATCGCTGTCAAGCTGGCGCCCATTCCAGAACGAATGCGTCAGCTACGCCAGCCCGATGGACCTTTCCGACCGCCAGACCCGCATCGTTTCGCTCTTTCGCCAGCATGGCGAAATGAGTGTCGATGCGCTCGCCGAGCACTTCGGCGTCGCCACGCAAACGATTCGCCGCGACGTGAATACGCTTTGCGATGCCAATGTGCTGCGCCGTTATCACGGCGGCGCACGGTTGCTCACACCCGGGCCGAATCAACCGTACGAAGTCCGGCGCGTGCGCAACCTCGAAGGCAAGATCCGCATCGGGCTTGCCGCCGCCGACCGAATTCCCGACGGCGCCACCGTTCTGCTCGGCATCGGCACCACGCCGGAACAAGTCGCCGTCGCCCTCGTGCATCGCAAGCGCCTGACCGTCATCACCAACAACCTGCGCGCCGCGCTTGTGCTGGCAGCAAACCCCGAACACCGTGTCATCGTGCCCGGCGGCGAACTGCGCTCGCCCAACCCCGAGATTCTGGGCGATGAGGCTAACCGGTTGTTTCGCGCCTATCGCGCCGATGTCGGCGTGTACAGCGTAGGCGGCATCGACGACGACGGCGCACTGCTCGATTACGACCGACAGGAAGCCGCCTCGCGCGAAGCCCTGCGCGAAGCAAGCCGCTACCGGATTCTCGTGGCCGACGCGTACAAGTTCACGCGCAAGCCCAACGTGCGCGGCGGGCAACTCGACGAGCAAGACCTCGTCATCACCGACGCTCCCCTACCCGCTCCGTTGTGCGATCGGGTGCAGTCATCGCCAGAAATTCAGGTCGTCTGACCCGCCGACCATGGTCACCACCGCCAACACCGTTCGCCTCTACGAGACCGCCCCCATGCCTGCCGCTTCGTCCATCTCGTCCATCTCGTCCATCTCGACCATGTCGTCACTTTCGCGTATTGCCGCCGCCGCACTGCTCACGCTCACCTGCACCGCCGGCGCGCTGATGCCGTCCGCCGCGCAAGCCGCACCGTTGATCGTCGCGCATCGTGGCGGCACCGGCGACACCCCCGAGAACACCGTGCAAGCCTTCACGAACGCCTTGCAAAACGGTGCGCAAGCGTTGTGGATGACCGTGCAAGTTACGCGCGACGGGGTGCCCGTGATGTACCGCCCGGCCGACCTCTCGGCCCTGACCGATGGCAAGGGCAAGCTGGCCGATCTCGATTACGCCGACGTACGTAAGCTCAACGCCGGCTACAGCTTCTCGCGCAAGGGTGCCGACGCACAGACCGTCTACCCGTATCGCGATCACCCGCTGCCGATCCCGACGTTGCGCGAAGCGCTGGCTGCCGCACCGGCCAATGTGCCCGTGCTGCTCGACATGAAGCAGACGCCTGCCGCACCGCTCGTCGAAGCCGTGATCAAGGTGCTGGACGAGACCAACGCCTGGTCGCGCGTGCGCCTGTATTCCACCGAAGCGGAAGCCACCGACCGCATGCGCGCGCGCCGTCCGCAGGCCCAGTTATTCGAATCGCGCGACGCGACACGTAATCGCCTCGTGGCCGCCGCGCTTGGCGGTCAGTGCGTGACGCCACCCGCACCGGGCACGTGGGCCGGTATCGAATTCCATCGTCAGGTCGAAGTCATCGAGCGCTTCACGCTCGGCGAAGGCATCTCCAAAGTTGTCGCGAACTGGTGGACACCGGCCGCCGTGCAGTGCTTCAAGTCGCAGGGCAACGTGCATCTCGTCGCCTTCGGCGTGGAAACCCCGCAAGACTACGAAGCCGCCTCGCAACTGGGTTTCGATGCCGTCATGACCGATTCGCCGTCGCGCTTGCGCGCCGCCCTCGCCCAACCGCAGGCGGCGACCCCGGCGAAATAACGCATCAAAGCAACGCTGCATCAAACCCCGGCTGCGCGTGAACACCCCTCACGCGTAGCCAAAGAGGACAGGAACCTAAACACGGACTGACATCGAGACGCCCCGCAACGGACATCGCTTCGTCATATTTTTAGGATTCCTAATTTTATCCACGGCAAATTGACTCGGGGAACGACAACCCGTGCGACGCGTCGTGCCAATACCGCCACGCTAGGAAATGCACCCATGAAGGCTTACTCTCGCTCCTCCCTCGCCCGCGCCGCCGCGTTGGCTATCGGCTGCGGCGCTGCATCGCTCGCCCCGCTCGCGCATGCGCAATCGAACGTCACGCTTTACGGTATCGTCGACGGCGGCATTGGTTACGCCAGCAATGTCGCCTCCGTGACCAAGGCCGGCGCCGCTGGCCGTCCGGCCGTCATGAGTGGCGCGTCGAACACGGCGTTCCAGAGCGGCACGTGGCAAGGCAGCCGCTGGGGCCTGCAAGGCACCGAAGACCTCGGTGGCGGCCTGAAAGCGCTGTTCCGCCTTGAAAACGGCTTCAGCGTCGCCAACGGTACGGCAAGCCAGAACGGCGCCGAGTTCGGCCGCCACGCGTATGTCGGCTTGCAGGACCAGAAGCTTGGCACGATCACCATCGGCCGCCAGTACGATCCGTTGATCGACCTCGTCGGCTCCGTGGGCGGCACCGCGCTGCTCTCCGGCGTCGCTGCACACCCGGGCGACGTCGACAACCTCGACCACAGCTCGCGCGTGAACAACAGCGTGAAGTACCGCTCGCCGACGTGGGCCGGTTTCACGTTCGGTGCCATGTACGGCTTCGGCGGTCAGGCAGGCACGATGGGGCGTCAGAACACATGGGGTCTGGCTGGCCAATATGCAGGCGGCCCGCTCGTCTGGGGCCTCGCGTACTCGCATGCCAACAACGACAAGGCAAGCGCTGCCGACACCACCATCGGTAGCTGGGCAGGTTCGTCGGAATCGGCATTCGGCTCGTCGATCAACGCCGGTTACGCCAGTGCCAAGTCGCGCGACATCATCGCCACGGCCATGACGTATCAGATCGGCAACAACACCACCTTGGGCGCGAACTACAGCCACACCGAGTATTCGCCCGGCACCTACTCGCGCTTCACGCGCACGGCGAAGTTCGACACGGTTGGCGTACTCGCGATGTACCGCTTCACCAACGCGTTCCGTCTGGGTGGCGGTTACAGCTTCACCAATGTGAATGCGCCGGCGGCCAACGCTTCGGGTGCGAAGTACCACCAGTTCAATCTGGCCGCGTTCTACAACCTGTCGAAGCGCACCGAGTTGTATGCCCTGGTGGGTTATCAGAAGGCTTCCGGCGCGACGCTCGACGCGTTCGGCAACGTGATCGACGCCACCGCTTCCGTGGGCGATGCCGCCAACGGCATGTCGTCGGCCACCAACACGCAGACGATCGTGCGTCTGGGCGTCAGCCACGTGTTCTAAGCACGGTCAGCAGTATCGGCCATTCGCCAATGCGTCAGCGCAGGCGCGAATGGCCCATGGCATCGCCGCCGGTCATCCCCGTCGCTCAGGCGGCTTGTGCAGGCAGTGGCGGCACCAGCGTCACGCGCGGGGGCGGCAACATCGTGACGGCGTGCATTTGCGCGCGCAGCCAGTCGCGGGGGCTTGCGCCGGTTTTACGGCGGAACGCGCGCGCCAGTGCCGAGGCGCTGTCGTAGCCGACCTCATCGGCGACTCGCGCGATGGGTTGTCCGTCGCGCAGGCGCTTCTGGGCGAGTCCGATGCGCCAGTCGAGCAAGTAGTCGGCGGGCGATTGCCCGATGACTTCACGGAACTGCGCGGCGAAATTCGCGCGGGACATATTAGCGGTGTTGGCCAGCGACTCCACCGTCCACGCGTCACCGGGCTGATGGTGAATGACGTGCAGCGCGCGGGCCAGTCGCGGGTCGGCCAGACCGGCCAGCATGCCGCGATTGACGATGCGCTTTTCCAGCACGTGGCGCAGAAGTTGAATCACCAGCAATTCGAACAGCCGATCCATCACGGCAAGCCGGCCGCACTGCGAGCCGAACGCTTCGGCGAACAGCCAGTTCAGCGTCAGATCGAGTGTCGAGAGCGACTGCGTGGGCAGCACGAGGTATTCGGGCAGCGCGGCGACCAACGGATTATTGTGCCCGCCGTCGAACGAGAGGGAGCCGCACACGAGTTCGGTGCGATCGCCTTCGCCGGAGAGCAGCTGGTGGTGATTACGGCGAGGAAAGAAGATCAGCGAGGGTTCGACGATGTCTTGGCGGGTGCCGTCTTCCAGCACAAGGGCGACTTCGCCGGTTCGCAGCAGGTGCATGTGGCCGCCGTCGTGCGAGTCGATGCCGTAGCTGGCAACGCCGCAAAGGCCGCCGCTGTGGAACACACCGGCGCGAACGCCGAAATTCGAAATAAGCGTAGAGAGCCGATCCATGGCGCACTCATCATGAAGACCCGGTGCGCCGATTATGGAGGATTTGGCCGCCCCTTGCTCGTCACCCCTGCAAAGCAAAAACCATCAAGCCAAAGCCGATGGTTTCGTTCGAAGCACAGGGCGAAATGAAGAGGACCGACCGGAGCCCCTTCCCGAGGCGAGTTGAACTTGTCTGAGCAGCGGGAAGGGGCTTCGGTCGGTCCTGCGGTAGCGCGTGTCTGAGCGTCGGCCCAGCACCACCAACAGCAGCATTAAGCGCGGTTATCGCCAACCGTGGCGGCCGTACCGATTTGCGAGCGAACTTGCGCGCGCGACAGGCCGGCAGATGTGCGTTGTTGCAGCAGCGACGGGTAGGTTTCCAGCGATTGGTCGAGTTGACCCGAAGCACGGGCTTGACGCAGTTCTTCGCGGACTTGCGCACGGGTCATGCCTTGCGGGGCGGCTTGCGCGATGGTTTGCGAATCGCCGTTATAGGCGGTTTGGGTTTCTCCGGCGAAGGCCGAAGCGGAAACGAGCGTTGCGGTAGCAACCAGAGCAGCAGCAAAGAGGCGGGTATTCATGGTGAAACTCCTGTCGATTGGCATCTGAAGCCATGTTTTTTCCAGTCGTACCGAAGAGGTTTGGTTTCTCTTGGAACGGTGTGACTGGGCACGACTCAAGATTAGGGAAATCGAGCAGGAATTTCGCGGCTGGCCGTCTGCAAGATGCGACCAATCGTCCAAATCAAACGATAGCCATTGGTAGTGGCTATGACGGCGATAGATGCCGTCGATGGAAGGGGAAATAACCACCATCCGGCGGTCGTGGAAACGCTCAACCGCCGCGTTTTGCGCCGCGATTCACCTTGATTTCGCTCACGGGAATGGCGGCCGAGACCACGGCGTCGCCGAGCAGTTGGCGCAGTGCTGCGGGCTTGTTGACCAAATCGGCCAGCGTGTAGCGATCGAGCACGGCGAAGTAGGCCCGTAACGCGTCGCCCAACACCCCTTTCAGGTTGCAGGCCGACGTAATCACACACGCGTTGTCGCCCTGATGAAAGCACTCCACCAGTGCAAAATCCGGCTCCATCGCGCGCACCACTTCGCCAAGCCCGATACGCTCCGGCGCCCGCCCCAGACGGATTCCGCCCGCACGCCCGCGCACCGTGTGCAAAAAGCCCAGCTGCCCGAGCTTCTGCACGATCTTCA belongs to Pandoraea norimbergensis and includes:
- a CDS encoding glycerophosphodiester phosphodiesterase family protein; this encodes MPAASSISSISSISTMSSLSRIAAAALLTLTCTAGALMPSAAQAAPLIVAHRGGTGDTPENTVQAFTNALQNGAQALWMTVQVTRDGVPVMYRPADLSALTDGKGKLADLDYADVRKLNAGYSFSRKGADAQTVYPYRDHPLPIPTLREALAAAPANVPVLLDMKQTPAAPLVEAVIKVLDETNAWSRVRLYSTEAEATDRMRARRPQAQLFESRDATRNRLVAAALGGQCVTPPAPGTWAGIEFHRQVEVIERFTLGEGISKVVANWWTPAAVQCFKSQGNVHLVAFGVETPQDYEAASQLGFDAVMTDSPSRLRAALAQPQAATPAK
- a CDS encoding DUF4148 domain-containing protein; the encoded protein is MNTRLFAAALVATATLVSASAFAGETQTAYNGDSQTIAQAAPQGMTRAQVREELRQARASGQLDQSLETYPSLLQQRTSAGLSRAQVRSQIGTAATVGDNRA
- a CDS encoding porin, translated to MKAYSRSSLARAAALAIGCGAASLAPLAHAQSNVTLYGIVDGGIGYASNVASVTKAGAAGRPAVMSGASNTAFQSGTWQGSRWGLQGTEDLGGGLKALFRLENGFSVANGTASQNGAEFGRHAYVGLQDQKLGTITIGRQYDPLIDLVGSVGGTALLSGVAAHPGDVDNLDHSSRVNNSVKYRSPTWAGFTFGAMYGFGGQAGTMGRQNTWGLAGQYAGGPLVWGLAYSHANNDKASAADTTIGSWAGSSESAFGSSINAGYASAKSRDIIATAMTYQIGNNTTLGANYSHTEYSPGTYSRFTRTAKFDTVGVLAMYRFTNAFRLGGGYSFTNVNAPAANASGAKYHQFNLAAFYNLSKRTELYALVGYQKASGATLDAFGNVIDATASVGDAANGMSSATNTQTIVRLGVSHVF
- a CDS encoding DeoR/GlpR family DNA-binding transcription regulator, with protein sequence MDLSDRQTRIVSLFRQHGEMSVDALAEHFGVATQTIRRDVNTLCDANVLRRYHGGARLLTPGPNQPYEVRRVRNLEGKIRIGLAAADRIPDGATVLLGIGTTPEQVAVALVHRKRLTVITNNLRAALVLAANPEHRVIVPGGELRSPNPEILGDEANRLFRAYRADVGVYSVGGIDDDGALLDYDRQEAASREALREASRYRILVADAYKFTRKPNVRGGQLDEQDLVITDAPLPAPLCDRVQSSPEIQVV
- the glmS gene encoding glutamine--fructose-6-phosphate transaminase (isomerizing) — its product is MCGIIGAVAQRDIVPNLIDGLKRLEYRGYDSCGVALYSDAQLVRARSVERVANLQEAVARDALSGYTGIAHTRWATHGKPVTENAHPHFSPREDAARIALSHNGIIENHEELHAMLEQQGYVFTSQTDSEVIAHLIDHLYNGDLFDAVKEAVSRLRGSYAIAVICRDEPHRIVGARDGMPLIVGVGEGENFLASDAIALANVTDQIVYLEDGDVVDVQLHRYWIVDAAGQRVARAVNTVAAHSGAADLGPYRYYMQKEIFEQPRAVADTLQDVTAIMPELFGDNAWRVFNKVESVLLLACGGSFHAALTAKYWIESLAQVPVSVEIASEYRYRESVPNPNTLVVAVSQSGETADVLGAVHVAQRLGMTHTLAICNVATSALARECELTFFTRAGVEIGVASTKAFTTQLVALFLLALTLAQARKRLSEEDEQHHLKALRHLPDAMSKVLALEPQIIAWAEQLTRRQDILFLGRGMHYPVAMEGALKMKEISYIHAEAYAAGELKHGPLALVSDQMPVVAVAPNDRLLEKLKSNMHEVSARNGKLYVFSDLDCGITPGPDLDVIRLTEHYGMLSPILHTIPMQLLAFHAALARGTDVDKPRNLAKSVTVE
- a CDS encoding Rrf2 family transcriptional regulator, with amino-acid sequence MRLTDYTDYSLRTLIYVAVHPDELVHVQAVADAFDIPKNHLVKIVQKLGQLGFLHTVRGRAGGIRLGRAPERIGLGEVVRAMEPDFALVECFHQGDNACVITSACNLKGVLGDALRAYFAVLDRYTLADLVNKPAALRQLLGDAVVSAAIPVSEIKVNRGAKRGG
- a CDS encoding AraC family transcriptional regulator, translating into MDRLSTLISNFGVRAGVFHSGGLCGVASYGIDSHDGGHMHLLRTGEVALVLEDGTRQDIVEPSLIFFPRRNHHQLLSGEGDRTELVCGSLSFDGGHNNPLVAALPEYLVLPTQSLSTLDLTLNWLFAEAFGSQCGRLAVMDRLFELLVIQLLRHVLEKRIVNRGMLAGLADPRLARALHVIHHQPGDAWTVESLANTANMSRANFAAQFREVIGQSPADYLLDWRIGLAQKRLRDGQPIARVADEVGYDSASALARAFRRKTGASPRDWLRAQMHAVTMLPPPRVTLVPPLPAQAA
- a CDS encoding Lrp/AsnC family transcriptional regulator, which translates into the protein MAGVFLDDLDLRILRALQEDSSITNLELASRVHASAPTCLRRVRALKESGVIQREIAVLDRAKLGPTLIAIVEVSLDRQTAEDFDAFEAFICAEPAVTQCYRVSPGPDFVVVAEVADMPEYDELARRLFKSSSNIRNVRTFFSTRRAKFEANAPIRLAAERQ